In Phreatobacter aquaticus, a single genomic region encodes these proteins:
- the acnA gene encoding aconitate hydratase AcnA: MSLDSFKARKTLKVGAKAYVYYSLKEAEKNGLAGISALPFSMKVLLENLLRAEDGRTVTKADIEGVAAWLKDKGKAGKEIAFRPARVLMQDFTGVPAVVDLAAMRDAMKALGGDPNKINPLVPVDLVIDHSVIVDEFGSAKALKKNVDLEYQRNGERYRFLKWGQQAFKNFSVVPPGTGICHQVNLEYLAQTVWTRKEKATKVVKGKKTTVTYEVAYPDTVVGTDSHTTMVNGLAVLGWGVGGIEAEAAMLGQPQSMLLPEVIGFRLNGKLKEGVTATDLVLTVTQMLRKKGVVNKFVEFFGTGLNNMTLADRATIANMAPEYGATCGFFPVDDETLNYLTTSGRKTARIALVEKYAKAQGLFRTKASPDPVFTDTLELDLGSVVPSMAGPKRPEGRVALELVGAGFASAMETDYKKAAELSRRVKVEGRDFDLGHGDVAIAAITSCTNTSNPAVLFAAGLLARNAVAKGLKSKPWVKTSLAPGSQVVADYLANSGLQKDLDKIGFNVVGFGCTTCIGNSGPLPAEISKAINDQGLIAAAVLSGNRNFEGRVSPDVQANYLASPPLVVAYALAGSVQLDLTKDPLGHDKKGNPVYLRDIWPSSKEINEFIAKNVTKKLFKEKYANVFKGDANWAKVKVPAGQTYAWDDNSTYVQNPPYFVGMGMKPNAISDIKAARVLGLFGDKITTDHISPAGSIKAASPAGKYLLDHKVDVADFNQYGTRRGNHEVMMRGTFANIRIRNFMMGPNGREGGYTIHYPSKEEMPIYDAAMKYRAEKVPLVVFAGIEYGNGSSRDWAAKGTNLLGVRAVIAQSFERIHRSNLVGMGIVPFTLDEGVTWNSLGLKGDETVSIKGLETVKPRQKMEAEVTSADGKVKKIPILCRIDTLDEIEYFKNGGILQYVLRDLAA; the protein is encoded by the coding sequence ATGTCGCTCGACAGCTTCAAAGCCCGCAAGACGCTCAAGGTCGGAGCCAAGGCCTACGTCTATTACAGCCTCAAGGAGGCCGAGAAGAACGGGCTTGCCGGCATTTCCGCGCTCCCCTTCTCGATGAAGGTGCTGCTGGAAAACCTGCTGCGCGCCGAGGACGGCCGGACTGTCACCAAGGCCGACATCGAGGGCGTCGCCGCCTGGCTGAAGGACAAGGGCAAGGCCGGCAAGGAAATCGCATTCCGCCCGGCCCGCGTGCTGATGCAGGATTTCACCGGCGTTCCCGCCGTGGTCGATCTCGCCGCCATGCGCGATGCCATGAAGGCGCTCGGTGGCGACCCCAACAAGATCAACCCGCTGGTGCCCGTCGATCTCGTCATCGACCATTCGGTCATCGTCGATGAATTCGGCTCGGCCAAGGCGCTGAAGAAGAACGTCGACCTCGAATATCAGCGCAACGGCGAGCGCTACCGCTTCCTCAAGTGGGGCCAGCAGGCTTTCAAGAACTTCTCGGTCGTGCCGCCCGGCACCGGCATCTGCCACCAGGTCAACCTGGAATACCTTGCCCAGACCGTCTGGACCCGCAAGGAGAAGGCGACCAAGGTCGTCAAGGGCAAGAAGACCACCGTCACCTATGAGGTTGCCTATCCCGACACGGTCGTGGGCACCGACAGCCACACCACCATGGTCAATGGTCTCGCCGTTCTCGGCTGGGGCGTCGGCGGCATCGAGGCCGAGGCCGCCATGCTCGGCCAGCCGCAGTCCATGCTGCTCCCCGAGGTCATCGGCTTCCGCCTCAACGGCAAGCTGAAGGAGGGCGTCACCGCCACCGACCTCGTGCTGACCGTCACCCAGATGCTGCGCAAGAAGGGCGTGGTGAACAAGTTCGTCGAGTTCTTCGGCACTGGCCTCAACAACATGACGCTGGCCGACCGCGCGACGATTGCCAACATGGCGCCGGAATATGGCGCGACCTGCGGCTTCTTCCCGGTCGACGATGAGACGCTGAACTATCTCACCACGTCCGGCCGCAAGACCGCCCGCATCGCGCTGGTCGAGAAATATGCGAAGGCTCAGGGCCTGTTCCGCACCAAGGCCTCGCCCGATCCGGTCTTCACCGACACGCTGGAGCTCGATCTCGGCTCGGTCGTGCCCTCGATGGCTGGCCCGAAGCGCCCCGAAGGCCGCGTTGCCCTCGAACTGGTCGGCGCCGGCTTCGCTTCCGCCATGGAGACGGACTACAAGAAGGCCGCCGAGCTCTCCCGCCGCGTCAAGGTGGAAGGCCGCGACTTTGATCTGGGCCATGGCGACGTCGCGATCGCCGCGATCACGTCCTGCACCAACACGTCGAACCCGGCCGTTCTGTTCGCTGCCGGCCTGCTCGCCCGCAACGCGGTCGCCAAGGGCCTGAAGTCCAAGCCCTGGGTGAAGACCTCGCTTGCCCCCGGTAGCCAGGTTGTCGCCGACTATCTGGCGAATTCCGGCCTGCAGAAGGACCTCGACAAGATCGGCTTCAACGTGGTCGGCTTCGGCTGCACCACCTGCATCGGCAATTCCGGCCCGCTGCCGGCCGAGATCTCCAAGGCCATCAACGACCAGGGCCTGATCGCCGCCGCCGTCCTGTCGGGCAACCGCAATTTCGAGGGCCGCGTCTCGCCTGACGTGCAGGCGAACTACCTCGCCTCGCCGCCGCTGGTGGTGGCCTATGCGCTGGCAGGCTCGGTCCAGCTTGACCTGACCAAGGACCCGCTTGGCCACGACAAGAAGGGCAACCCCGTCTATCTGCGCGACATCTGGCCGAGCTCGAAGGAAATCAACGAGTTCATCGCCAAGAACGTCACCAAGAAGCTGTTCAAGGAAAAGTACGCCAACGTCTTCAAGGGCGACGCCAACTGGGCCAAGGTCAAGGTTCCGGCCGGCCAGACCTACGCCTGGGACGACAACTCGACCTATGTGCAGAACCCGCCCTATTTCGTCGGCATGGGCATGAAGCCCAACGCCATCAGCGATATCAAGGCGGCCCGCGTCCTCGGCCTGTTCGGCGACAAGATCACCACCGATCACATCTCGCCGGCGGGCTCGATCAAGGCCGCAAGCCCCGCGGGCAAGTACCTCCTCGACCACAAGGTCGATGTCGCCGACTTCAACCAGTACGGCACGCGCCGCGGCAACCATGAAGTGATGATGCGCGGCACCTTCGCCAATATCCGCATCCGCAACTTCATGATGGGTCCGAACGGCCGCGAAGGCGGCTACACGATCCACTATCCCTCCAAGGAGGAGATGCCGATCTATGACGCGGCCATGAAGTACCGCGCCGAGAAGGTGCCGCTGGTGGTCTTCGCAGGCATCGAATACGGCAACGGTTCGTCGCGCGATTGGGCGGCCAAGGGCACCAATCTGCTCGGCGTGCGCGCCGTCATCGCCCAGTCCTTCGAGCGTATCCATCGCTCGAATCTGGTCGGCATGGGCATCGTTCCCTTCACGCTGGACGAGGGCGTCACCTGGAACTCGCTCGGCCTCAAGGGCGACGAGACGGTCTCCATCAAGGGGCTTGAGACGGTCAAGCCGCGCCAGAAGATGGAAGCCGAGGTCACCTCGGCCGACGGCAAGGTGAAGAAGATCCCGATCCTCTGCCGCATCGATACGCTCGACGAGATCGAGTACTTCAAGAACGGCGGCATCCTGCAATACGTGCTGCGCGACCTCGCCGCCTGA
- a CDS encoding glycosyltransferase family protein — MTPRATAISQSRHIYLYSPIPPEKTGTADYLETVVAEIALGLLPRDQLTIVVDDSISPRDLFGFRVVGLSLVERVAKPNETHVFFLASNPFHAYVYAALRDIAGRGGKIVSVIHDTAAFIILNDICARQANGFDDEQFRQTLSEQFGDSGQDIIDQRRRGALSYHFEYWLHCQSHTLRQSDEIWTHNAFSALKLILESPRDRFPRFIVSRHPSQAQTEPDAELPALYRKAPGKVRFGMFGWVSAPKRVIPAIQAFAMALQTLPASVRERQELVVVGHLPPSRDYDPVGRARALGIADRVQFFDYVESRHFDGLFQTCDAILNLRYPSCGEASGTWERADNLGLPVATSAYQSFHEMRSDVTIPIDRAGEIGALFDLFRSGAIARRSTASRGSDGRMGIAGLIEREAGL, encoded by the coding sequence ATGACGCCTCGCGCCACGGCCATCTCGCAGAGCCGCCACATCTATCTCTATTCGCCGATCCCCCCGGAAAAGACGGGAACGGCCGACTATCTGGAGACAGTGGTCGCCGAGATTGCTCTTGGGCTCCTGCCTCGCGACCAGCTGACGATTGTGGTCGACGATTCGATCTCACCTCGCGATCTGTTCGGATTTCGGGTTGTTGGCCTGTCCTTGGTTGAACGCGTGGCCAAGCCCAACGAGACACATGTCTTCTTCCTCGCGAGCAATCCGTTCCACGCTTATGTCTATGCCGCTCTGCGGGATATTGCCGGGCGCGGCGGCAAGATCGTCTCTGTCATTCACGACACGGCCGCCTTCATCATCCTCAATGACATCTGTGCCCGGCAGGCGAACGGATTTGACGACGAGCAATTCCGGCAGACCCTGAGTGAGCAGTTCGGTGATAGTGGCCAGGACATCATCGACCAGCGGCGCCGGGGCGCATTGTCCTATCATTTCGAATACTGGCTTCACTGCCAGTCGCACACGCTCCGCCAGTCCGATGAAATCTGGACGCATAATGCGTTCTCGGCCCTCAAGCTGATCCTGGAATCGCCGCGCGACAGGTTTCCCCGCTTCATCGTGAGCCGTCATCCAAGCCAGGCTCAGACGGAGCCGGACGCCGAGCTTCCCGCGCTCTATCGCAAGGCGCCGGGCAAGGTGCGGTTCGGCATGTTCGGCTGGGTCAGCGCGCCGAAGCGGGTGATCCCGGCGATCCAGGCCTTTGCGATGGCGCTGCAGACGCTGCCCGCCTCGGTCCGCGAGCGGCAGGAACTGGTGGTCGTCGGACACCTGCCGCCATCGAGGGATTATGACCCGGTGGGCCGGGCGCGCGCGCTCGGTATCGCAGACCGCGTCCAGTTCTTCGACTATGTCGAGAGCCGCCATTTCGACGGGCTTTTCCAGACCTGCGACGCGATCCTGAACCTGCGCTACCCCTCCTGCGGCGAGGCGAGCGGCACCTGGGAGCGGGCTGACAATCTCGGGCTTCCGGTGGCCACCTCCGCCTACCAGAGCTTCCACGAGATGCGGTCGGACGTGACCATTCCGATCGATCGCGCGGGCGAGATCGGCGCGCTGTTCGACCTGTTCCGCAGTGGCGCGATCGCCAGGAGATCGACCGCATCCCGTGGATCCGACGGGCGGATGGGCATTGCCGGGCTGATAGAAAGAGAGGCAGGCCTATGA
- a CDS encoding DUF1223 domain-containing protein produces the protein MRGSFTWGGLVAALVCLGATTSFATDRPRAVLELFTSQGCSSCPPADRYVSDMADRPDVIALTMAVDYWDYLGWRDTLADPIHSKRQKAYAAMRGDRQVYTPQMVVNGVAHVVGSDRPAIDRAITQSSGQPGVLAVPVNISQSGDTITVSLPTQTGDLVSADMPATVILLGVSSQETVDIVRGENRGQHVTYRNVVRSHAVLGEWTGGAQSYTVSRSARVASGCGRAVVLLQVGNPRRPGAMLGAAIARLQ, from the coding sequence ATGCGTGGGTCTTTCACATGGGGCGGGCTGGTTGCGGCGCTCGTCTGCCTTGGGGCCACGACGTCCTTTGCCACCGACCGCCCGCGGGCTGTGCTGGAACTCTTCACCAGCCAGGGCTGCTCATCCTGCCCGCCAGCTGACCGTTACGTCTCCGACATGGCTGACCGTCCCGACGTGATCGCCCTGACCATGGCGGTCGACTACTGGGATTATCTCGGCTGGCGCGACACGCTCGCCGATCCCATCCACTCCAAGCGTCAGAAGGCCTATGCGGCGATGCGTGGCGACCGTCAGGTCTACACGCCCCAGATGGTGGTGAATGGCGTCGCTCACGTCGTCGGTTCCGACCGTCCGGCCATCGACCGTGCCATCACCCAGTCGTCAGGGCAGCCGGGCGTCCTCGCCGTGCCGGTCAATATCAGCCAGTCCGGCGACACCATCACGGTGTCTCTGCCGACCCAGACCGGCGACCTCGTCAGCGCCGACATGCCGGCGACCGTCATCCTGCTCGGCGTCTCGTCTCAGGAGACCGTCGACATTGTCCGCGGCGAGAACCGCGGCCAGCACGTCACCTATCGCAATGTCGTGCGGTCCCATGCGGTGCTTGGCGAATGGACCGGCGGCGCGCAGAGCTACACCGTCTCGCGCAGCGCCCGCGTTGCATCCGGCTGCGGCCGGGCCGTGGTCCTGCTTCAGGTTGGCAATCCGCGCCGGCCGGGCGCCATGCTCGGCGCGGCCATCGCCCGCCTGCAATAG